A genomic region of Arachis stenosperma cultivar V10309 chromosome 9, arast.V10309.gnm1.PFL2, whole genome shotgun sequence contains the following coding sequences:
- the LOC130951353 gene encoding photosynthetic NDH subunit of subcomplex B 1, chloroplastic, with translation MAAMYNLVSNPKSLSSFLTNPPSIPCTNLTHVSFDQSQYCSSYSSITRTRPTRSSSSLFQSNAKKKKNPWLDPFDDGEDPDMEYGSLFADGKQEEDPRPPDDPDNPYGFLKFPAGYAVEIASLGLKVRGDVRRCCCVISGGVYENLLFFPTIQLLKDRYPGVQIDVLASERGKQTYEMNKNVRWANAYDPDDEWPEPAEYTDMLGVLRNRFYDMVLSTKLAGLGHAAFLFMTTARDKLSYVYPNVNAAGAGLLLTETFTPETLNLSDGGYYMYEQMNDWLGRPFRSVPRTPVPPLRVSLSKKVKEAVETKYTNAGAQKGKYIVIHGIQSDSKANMQSRGDHDSLLPIEVWADIAYEIREFTPVFVIPHEKERENVEEVVGEDASIVFITTPGQLAALINDSAGVIATNTAAIQLANARDKPSIALFCSEEKGKKFVPDAEEKKCTIISSKTGKLIDIDVEAVSNAMQTFNVSLALV, from the exons ATGGCTGCAATGTATAATTTAGTGTCAAATCCAAAATCCTTATCATCATTCCTCACAAACCCACCTTCCATTCCATGCACTAACCTCACTCATGTCTCATTTGACCAATCCCAATATTGTTCTTCATACTCATCCATCACTAGAACAAGGCCAACaagatcatcatcatcattgtttCAAAGCAAtgccaagaagaagaagaatccatgGTTAGACCCTTTTGATGATGGTGAGGATCCTGACATGGAGTATGGATCATTGTTTGCTGATGGGAAGCAAGAGGAGGATCCAAGGCCCCCAGATGACCCTGACAACCCTTATGGATTCTTGAAGTTCCCAGCTGGTTATGCTGTTGAGATTGCTTCTTTGGGTCTCAAAGTCAGAGGTGATGTTAGGAGGTGCTGCTGTGTTATCTCTGGTGGTGTTTATGAGAACCTCTTGTTTTTCCCAACTATTCAGTTGCTCAAGGATAG ATACCCCGGAGTTCAGATTGATGTGTTGGCATCAGAGAGGGGGAAGCAAACatatgaaatgaataagaatgTGAGGTGGGCAAATGCTTATGATCCTGATGATGAATGGCCTGAGCCTGCAGAGTATACTGATATGCTTGGAGTTCTTAGG AATAGATTCTATGACATGGTTTTGAGCACAAAATTAGCAGGGCTTGGGCATGCAGCATTCTTGTTTATGACAACAGCAAGAGATAAATTAAGCTATGTGTACCCAAATGTGAATGCTGCTGGGGCTGGATTGCTTTTAACTGAAACATTCACTCCAGAAACTTTGAATCTCTCAGATGGAGGATATTATAT GTATGAACAAATGAATGATTGGTTGGGAAGGCCATTCAGAAGTGTTCCAAGGACCCCAGTGCCACCTCTAAGGGTATCACTCTCAAAGAAGGTGAAGGAGGCTGTGGAGACTAAATACACAAATGCAGGTGCTCAAAAAGGGAAATATATTGTCATTCATGGCATTCAATCAGATTCTAAGGCCAACATGCAATCTAGGGGTGATCATGATAGCTTGCTTCCCATTGAAGTTTGGGCTGATATTGCATATGAGATAAG GGAATTCACTCCAGTTTTTGTGATTCCACATgagaaagaaagggaaaatGTGGAGGAAGTTGTTGGAGAAGATGCTTCCATAGTCTTCATCACCACCCCTGGACAG TTGGCTGCTCTTATCAATGACTCAGCTGGAGTGATAGCTACAAATACAGCAGCCATTCAACTTGCAAATGCAAGAGACAAACCAAG TATTGCATTGTTTTGTTCTGAAGAGAAGGGAAAAAAGTTTGTGCCAGATGCAGAAGAGAAGAAATGTACTATAATATCATCAAAGACAGGGAAGTTgattgatattgatgttgaggctGTATCAAATGCAATGCAAACTTTCAATGTCTCTCTAGCCTTAGTGTAG
- the LOC130948287 gene encoding probable WRKY transcription factor 40, with protein sequence MDCSSWINTSLDLNINPHHHRVHHEEVPKKQVESNVFSLGLSMVPLKEESNTDYLEEELKRVTAENKKLAEMLSVVCENYNTLRNHLMEYMKKNPEKELSPSSKKRKSESSNNNCDPMALASNNGNSESSSTDEESCKKPREETIKAKTSRVYVRTEASDTSLIVKDGYQWRKYGQKVTRDNPSPRAYFKCSFAPSCPVKKKVQRSVEDQSVLVATYEGEHNHPLPSQMEATSGSNRCMTIGSVPCSASISSSAPTVTLDLTKSKPNNNNDSKITTKPKVDSPEQVPNVLVEQMASSLTKDPNFRAALVAALSGRLMHNN encoded by the exons ATGGATTGTTCTTCTTGGATTAACACTTCCTTGGATCTCAACATTAATCCTCATCATCATAGAGTTCATCATGAGGAAGTTCCT AAGAAACAGGTTGAAAGCAATGTTTTCTCATTGGGGTTGTCCATGGTTCCTTTGAAAGAAGAG TCCAATACTGATTACTTAGAAGAGGAACTGAAGCGTGTGACTGCCGAAAACAAGAAATTGGCTGAAATGCTCTCTGTGGTTTGTGAGAATTACAACACTTTGAGGAACCACTTGATGGAATACATGAAGAAAAATCCTGAGAAGGAGCTTAGCCCTTCATCAAAGAAGAGGAAATCTGAGAGCAGCAACAACAATTGTGATCCGATGGCATTGGCGTCGAACAATGGGAACTCCGAGAGCAGCTCGACTGACGAAGAATCGTGCAAGAAGCCGAGGGAAGAAACCATCAAGGCTAAGACCTCAAGAGTTTATGTTAGGACGGAAGCATCCGATACAAGCCTT attgtgaaaGATGGATACCAATGGAGGAAATATGGACAAAAAGTAACAAGAGATAACCCTTCTCCAAGAGCATATTTCAAGTGCTCTTTTGCTCCAAGCTGTCCTGTAAAGAAGAAG GTGCAAAGAAGTGTTGAAGATCAATCTGTGCTGGTTGCGACTTACGAGGGTGAGCACAACCACCCCCTCCCTTCTCAGATGGAGGCAACATCCGGCTCGAACCGTTGTATGACCATAGGTTCGGTACCTTGTTCGGCATCAATTAGCTCTTCTGCACCAACAGTTACTCTTGACTTGACAAAATCCaagcccaacaacaacaatgattCCAAGATTACAACAAAACCAAAGGTTGATTCACCTGAACAAGTACCTAATGTTTTGGTGGAACAGATGGCTAGTTCATTGACCAAAGATCCAAATTTCAGAGCAGCACTTGTTGCTGCCCTTTCAGGAAGATTGATGCACAATAATTGA
- the LOC130951354 gene encoding phosphatidyl-N-methylethanolamine N-methyltransferase, translated as MGIFAAVGVLSPFPFYWWLWNWPQSWVDLCGKDRDPSKVMALVAHFLKLIQFISLFSVSTLHWPPPFYFWPLFAFGQFLNFRVYQLLGEAGTYYGVRFGKSIPWVTEFPFGVIKDPQYVGSIMSLVACLSWVPLQYILLWVLGYLFIIIVESKEDPSTRAKPIH; from the exons ATGGGGATTTTTGCGGCTGTTGGAGTGTTGTCACCATTCCCATTCTACTGGTGGCTATGGAACTGGCCCCAGTCATGGGTTGACCTCTGTGGCAAAGACCGTGACCCTTCTAAGGTCATGGCTCTCGTTGCTCACTTCTTGAAGCTCATTCAATTCATCTCTCTCTTCTCCGTTTCCACTCTCCATTGGCCTCCTCCTTTCTACTTTTGGCCCCTCTTTGCCTTTGGCCAATTCCTCAACTTCAG GGTTTATCAGTTACTTGGTGAGGCTGGCACGTACTATGGCGTACGATTTGGAAAAAGCATTCCATGGGTAACGGAATTTCCATTTGGGGTCATCAAGGATCCTCAATATGTTGGCAGCATTATGAGTCTTGTTGCATGTCTCTCTTGGGTTCCTTTACAATACATTCTCCTGTGGGTTTTAGGATATTTGTTTATAATTATTGTGGAATCAAAAGAAGACCCGTCTACTCGTGCCAAGCCAATTCATTAA
- the LOC130948286 gene encoding uncharacterized protein LOC130948286 codes for MSGPPRVRSMNVAAAGDSELRQVLVPACNKARAASDGRKPVKKPSPETVSKEKKPSPAAAPAILKRQERHHQALLKNLSMNASCSSDASSTDSSTHSGASSSGKAAAVAARRVSVVARKKQGSVKAEKVEKVNNCSVAAASDNGAEVDSCDSLEGKKRCAWVTPNTEPSYVAFHDEEWGVPVHDDKKLFELLSFSGALAELTWPAILSKRQLFCEVFLDFDPSSVSKLNEKKIVAPGSTASSLLSELRLRSIIENARQISKIIEEFGSFDTFIWNFVNHKPIVSQFRYPRQVPVKSPKAEAISKELVRRGFRSVGPTVIYTFMQVAGLTNDHLISCFRFKECALNSEPVCKESSFNSKVKEKANDESTETGLLLAVNKLSFT; via the exons ATGTCGGGTCCACCGAGAGTCCGATCCATGAATGTGGCTGCCGCCGGCGACTCTGAGCTCCGGCAAGTGCTCGTCCCCGCCTGCAACAAGGCTCGTGCCGCCAGCGACGGGAGGAAACCTGTGAAAAAGCCTTCGCCAGAGACTGTGTCAAAGGAGAAGAAGCCTTCGCCGGCGGCGGCACCGGCAATTCTGAAGCGGCAGGAGCGCCACCATCAGGCTCTGCTGAAGAACCTGTCGATGAATGCCTCTTGCTCATCCGATGCCTCGTCGACGGATTCCTCCACTCACAGCGGGGCTTCATCGAGCGGAAAGGCCGCGGCCGTGGCGGCGCGTCGGGTCAGTGTGGTGGCTAGGAAGAAGCAGGGTAGTGTCAAGGCTGAGAAGGTTGAGAAGGTCAACAATTGCAGTGTGGCTGCTGCTTCTGATAATGGTGCTGAGGTGGATTCATGTGATAGCTTGGAGGGCAAGAAAAGATGTGCTTGGGTAACACCAAATACAG AACCAAGTTATGTGGCTTTTCATGACGAAGAGTGGGGAGTTCCTGTTCATGATGACAA GAAATTGTTTGAGTTGCTCAGCTTCTCTGGAGCCTTGGCTGAACTTACATGGCCTGCCATTCTTAGCAAAAGGCAGTTATTTTG TGAAGTCTTTTTGGATTTTGATCCAAGTTCTGTCTCAAAACTGAATGAGAAAAAGATAGTTGCACCAGGAAGCACTGCCAGCTCATTGCTGTCCGAGCTCAGGTTGCGATCGATAATTGAAAATGCACGCCAGATTAGTAAG ATAATAGAAGAGTTTGGTTCCTTTGACACATTTATTTGGAACTTTGTGAACCACAAGCCAATAGTCAGCCAGTTCAGGTATCCGCGCCAAGTACCAGTCAAATCTCCAAAAGCCGAAGCCATAAGTAAAGAACTTGTAAGGAGAGGGTTCCGGAGTGTGGGTCCGACGGTCATTTATACATTCATGCAAGTAGCTGGACTAACAAATGACCACCTAATCAGTTGCTTCAGATTCAAGGAGTGTGCCTTAAACTCGGAACCAGTCTGCAAAGAAAGCTCCTTCAACTCCAAGGTCAAGGAAAAAGCAAACGATGAATCGACAGAGACAGGTCTATTGCTAGCCGTGAACAAGTTGAGCTTCACCTGA